One part of the bacterium genome encodes these proteins:
- a CDS encoding YhcH/YjgK/YiaL family protein yields MILDSLENAERYYALNPGFKKAFEFLKTSDLQKLEGTIPIDGDRVYAMVVRADGQGHAGAQLEIHRKYIDIQFGVGGVNEFGWKPAEKCVTVTKPFDEKDDYGFFGEEPDVWIPVLPGQYAIFFPGDGHTPKGGSGKLHKILVKVAV; encoded by the coding sequence ATGATACTGGATTCGCTCGAAAATGCCGAACGGTACTATGCCCTGAATCCGGGATTTAAAAAAGCGTTTGAATTTCTCAAAACATCGGATTTGCAGAAGCTCGAAGGCACAATCCCGATCGATGGAGATCGTGTATATGCGATGGTGGTTCGCGCTGATGGCCAGGGACATGCGGGCGCCCAGCTCGAAATTCACCGGAAATACATCGATATCCAGTTCGGTGTCGGCGGAGTCAACGAGTTTGGCTGGAAACCGGCTGAGAAATGCGTGACTGTCACCAAACCCTTCGACGAAAAGGACGATTACGGCTTTTTCGGCGAGGAGCCGGATGTATGGATACCCGTCCTTCCCGGGCAGTATGCGATATTTTTTCCGGGCGACGGTCATACGCCCAAGGGAGGCTCGGGCAAACTCCATAAAATTCTCGTCAAGGTGGCGGTCTGA
- a CDS encoding aldo/keto reductase, protein MIYRELGRTGYRVSQLGFGAMRLPMVGEGENAPVNRDLAIPMIHRAFEAGVNYIDTARGYCNTDSQRVVGEAVESWHDRDSIVISTKNPYFGVDEKAWWKNLEDSLERLRVGSIDIYNYHGINWKIFREDVEPRVSKWMRKAYDQGLVKHICTSFHDGNDALIRIVDSGFFESITLQYNMLDRRLEEGIAYAHEKGLGVVVMGPVGGGRLGEPSAVIEQVVGNHERIPEVALRFVLSNPGVSIALSGMSTMRQVEENCEIAGKNIPLSPDELIGINEHLDRLKNMADLYCTGCGYCLPCPQEVRIPRIFELYNQARVYDIWEHSRDTYAMIGVMEWEPGKNASACIECGVCETKCPQHIPIRKQLAAAHRMLSR, encoded by the coding sequence ATGATCTACCGGGAACTAGGCCGCACCGGTTACCGTGTGTCGCAGCTTGGATTTGGCGCCATGCGGTTACCCATGGTTGGAGAGGGCGAAAACGCACCGGTCAACCGTGACCTTGCCATACCGATGATACACCGGGCATTCGAAGCGGGGGTCAATTACATCGACACGGCTCGCGGTTACTGCAACACCGACAGCCAGCGGGTAGTGGGGGAGGCGGTTGAAAGCTGGCACGACAGGGACAGCATTGTCATCTCGACGAAAAATCCCTATTTCGGTGTGGACGAGAAAGCATGGTGGAAGAATCTCGAGGACAGCCTCGAACGGCTCCGTGTCGGCTCGATCGACATCTACAACTATCACGGTATCAACTGGAAGATATTCCGTGAGGATGTGGAGCCCCGTGTGAGTAAGTGGATGCGCAAGGCATATGACCAGGGGCTGGTCAAACACATCTGCACCTCGTTTCATGACGGCAACGATGCGCTCATCAGGATCGTCGACTCCGGATTTTTCGAATCGATTACCCTCCAATACAACATGCTTGACCGGAGGCTTGAAGAAGGTATTGCATACGCCCATGAGAAAGGCCTCGGCGTCGTAGTCATGGGTCCGGTCGGCGGCGGCAGGCTCGGCGAACCGAGCGCGGTGATCGAGCAGGTTGTCGGCAACCATGAACGAATACCGGAGGTGGCGCTGCGGTTTGTGCTCTCGAATCCCGGTGTTTCCATCGCCCTTTCGGGAATGAGCACGATGAGGCAGGTGGAAGAGAACTGCGAAATAGCCGGGAAGAATATACCGCTCTCACCGGACGAACTCATCGGGATTAACGAACACCTCGACCGTCTGAAGAACATGGCCGACCTGTACTGCACGGGCTGCGGTTACTGCCTGCCCTGCCCGCAGGAGGTACGGATTCCCCGTATTTTCGAGCTGTACAACCAGGCCCGCGTGTACGATATCTGGGAGCATTCGCGTGACACATATGCCATGATCGGCGTCATGGAATGGGAGCCGGGGAAAAACGCCTCGGCCTGCATCGAATGCGGCGTGTGCGAAACGAAATGTCCCCAGCATATTCCGATACGGAAGCAGCTCGCCGCGGCTCATCGCATGCTCTCGCGGTAA